One genomic region from Campylobacter concisus encodes:
- a CDS encoding methionine ABC transporter permease, whose amino-acid sequence MFGIDFSKFPDVFSRILLPAIGETLYMSIVSTLLAFAIGLIPAVLLILSDKDGLKPNKQLYFILDIVINVLRSFPFIILIIVLFPVTKMIVGTSIGTTAAIVPLTIGAAPFVARLIENALKEVDKGIIEAAQSFGSSKFQIIFRVMFVEALPGIISAFTLTLIVNIGFSAMAGAVGGGGLGSVAINYGYQRFRPDIMLYTVVILIIMVQIFQVLGNYLYKISKK is encoded by the coding sequence ATGTTTGGTATTGATTTTTCTAAATTTCCAGATGTTTTTTCTAGGATACTTTTGCCAGCTATCGGCGAAACGCTATATATGAGCATCGTCTCCACCCTACTTGCCTTTGCCATAGGCCTTATACCTGCGGTTTTGCTCATCCTTTCAGATAAAGATGGACTAAAGCCAAACAAACAGCTTTACTTTATCCTTGATATCGTTATAAACGTACTTAGAAGCTTTCCGTTTATCATCCTCATCATCGTGCTATTTCCAGTCACAAAAATGATCGTAGGTACAAGTATCGGTACCACAGCTGCGATCGTTCCGCTAACTATCGGAGCAGCTCCATTTGTGGCAAGACTCATTGAAAATGCGCTAAAAGAGGTTGATAAAGGTATCATCGAAGCTGCTCAAAGCTTTGGTAGCTCGAAATTTCAGATCATCTTTCGCGTGATGTTTGTAGAGGCGCTTCCTGGCATCATCTCGGCTTTTACACTAACGCTTATCGTAAATATCGGCTTTTCAGCGATGGCTGGAGCAGTTGGTGGCGGCGGACTAGGATCTGTCGCTATAAACTACGGATATCAAAGATTTCGCCCAGATATCATGCTCTACACCGTGGTTATTCTTATCATTATGGTTCAAATTTTTCAAGTTTTAGGTAACTATTTATATAAAATTTCTAAAAAATAG
- a CDS encoding valine--tRNA ligase: MAEFYNAKEIEDKFYKIWEERGYFEIDANKDIQKDGRKFCIMMPPPNVTGSLHIGHALTFTLQDIMTRYKRMDGYKTLWQPGLDHAGIATQNVVEKQLLAQGIKKEELGREKFVEKVWEWKEKSGGMIVHQMRKLGITPAWSRQRFTMDEGLRKAVKKAFVNLYDKGLIVQKNYMINWCTHDGALSDIEVEHKENKGKLYHLRYYFADKPSEFVVVATTRPETYFGDTAVMVNPNDERYKNLIGKKVVLPIINREIEIIADEHVDMEFGTGLVKVTPAHDQNDYEVGKRHDLEFITVFDEKGILNDKCDKFAGLERLEARDIVVAELEKLGNVEKIEDYENQVGYCYRCKNVVEPYISKQWFVKKEIADEAIQKVSEGLAKFYPPHWINSFNAWMRELRDWCISRQLWWGHQIPVFYCDDCGHMWADEGEPCECKKCKSKNIHQDPDVLDTWFSSGLWPFSTLGWGNENELKNEKWFEGDLAEFYPNNLLITGFDILFFWVARMMFQGENALGKLPFDDIYLHALVKDEFGRKMSKSLGNVIDPLDSINEYSADILRFTLTLLAVQGRDIKLSDAKMKQVRNFTNKLYNANKYLMLNEGKFPNLEDIKLQTKLGIYMNSRFNECVREVRENIDAYRFNDAANTLYKFFWDEFCDWGIELSKADKASVKELGSIFKEAMKLINPFMPFLSEYLFQELSGTQLENAKSIMVMSYPEIKERNLEVEKKFELVIEAIVAIRRAKATIDLGNSKIAKAFVKFNEKIDLDEVKEYIKLLAKCEEIGFVDEKIENSIRDVSENLEAFVPLEGLDMSGIIIRLKSQKTKLEKEIAKLSGMLNNQNFVANAPKEVIEANKEALDSAEAKIKKVCEELEALGEK; encoded by the coding sequence GTGGCAGAATTTTACAATGCAAAAGAGATAGAAGATAAATTTTATAAAATTTGGGAAGAACGCGGGTACTTCGAGATAGACGCGAACAAAGATATCCAAAAAGATGGACGTAAATTTTGCATTATGATGCCACCTCCAAATGTGACTGGCTCGCTTCACATCGGACACGCCCTAACCTTCACGCTCCAAGACATCATGACTCGTTACAAGAGAATGGACGGCTACAAGACGCTTTGGCAGCCAGGACTTGACCACGCTGGTATCGCCACTCAAAATGTCGTTGAAAAGCAGCTTTTAGCTCAAGGCATCAAAAAAGAAGAGCTTGGACGCGAGAAATTTGTAGAAAAAGTGTGGGAGTGGAAGGAGAAAAGCGGCGGCATGATCGTCCATCAGATGCGCAAGCTTGGCATCACTCCGGCTTGGTCTCGCCAGAGATTTACTATGGATGAGGGTTTAAGAAAAGCTGTAAAAAAAGCCTTTGTAAATTTATACGACAAAGGACTGATCGTTCAGAAAAACTATATGATAAACTGGTGTACGCATGATGGGGCGCTTTCTGATATCGAGGTCGAACACAAGGAGAACAAAGGCAAACTTTATCATTTGAGATACTACTTCGCAGATAAGCCAAGTGAATTTGTTGTTGTTGCAACAACTCGTCCAGAAACCTACTTTGGTGACACTGCCGTAATGGTAAATCCAAACGACGAGCGCTATAAAAATTTAATCGGCAAAAAGGTGGTGCTACCTATCATAAATAGAGAGATCGAGATCATCGCAGACGAGCACGTCGATATGGAGTTTGGAACGGGCCTTGTTAAGGTCACTCCTGCGCACGATCAAAACGACTACGAGGTTGGCAAAAGGCATGACCTTGAGTTTATCACTGTATTTGATGAAAAAGGTATTTTAAACGACAAGTGCGATAAATTTGCAGGTCTTGAGAGGCTTGAGGCTAGAGATATCGTCGTGGCCGAGCTTGAAAAACTTGGCAATGTCGAAAAGATAGAAGACTACGAAAACCAAGTAGGCTACTGCTACCGCTGCAAAAACGTCGTCGAGCCATACATCTCAAAGCAGTGGTTTGTCAAAAAAGAGATCGCAGACGAAGCGATACAAAAAGTATCAGAAGGCCTTGCTAAATTTTATCCGCCGCACTGGATAAACAGCTTTAACGCATGGATGAGAGAGTTAAGAGACTGGTGTATCTCACGCCAGCTTTGGTGGGGACACCAAATTCCAGTATTTTACTGCGATGATTGCGGTCATATGTGGGCTGACGAGGGTGAGCCGTGCGAGTGCAAAAAGTGTAAAAGTAAAAACATCCACCAAGATCCAGACGTGCTAGATACGTGGTTTAGCTCTGGTCTTTGGCCATTTAGTACGCTTGGTTGGGGTAATGAAAATGAGCTAAAAAATGAAAAATGGTTTGAAGGCGATTTGGCTGAGTTTTATCCAAACAACCTTCTTATAACTGGCTTTGATATATTATTTTTCTGGGTTGCTAGGATGATGTTTCAGGGTGAAAATGCCCTTGGTAAGTTGCCATTTGACGACATCTACCTGCATGCACTTGTAAAGGATGAATTCGGCAGAAAGATGAGCAAGAGTCTTGGTAACGTCATCGATCCGCTTGATAGCATAAATGAATATAGCGCCGATATATTGCGCTTTACGCTAACACTTCTAGCCGTTCAAGGACGCGATATCAAGCTAAGCGACGCCAAGATGAAGCAAGTAAGAAATTTCACAAACAAGCTTTATAACGCAAACAAATACCTCATGCTAAATGAGGGTAAATTCCCAAATTTAGAGGATATCAAGCTTCAAACAAAGCTTGGAATTTATATGAATAGCCGCTTTAATGAGTGCGTGAGAGAGGTGCGCGAAAATATTGACGCTTACCGCTTCAATGACGCTGCAAACACACTTTATAAATTCTTTTGGGATGAGTTTTGTGACTGGGGCATCGAGCTTAGCAAGGCTGACAAAGCGAGCGTAAAAGAGCTTGGAAGCATATTTAAAGAGGCGATGAAACTGATAAATCCTTTCATGCCGTTTCTCTCAGAGTATCTATTTCAAGAGCTTAGTGGCACACAGCTTGAAAATGCAAAATCTATAATGGTGATGAGCTACCCAGAGATAAAAGAGAGAAATTTAGAGGTTGAGAAAAAATTTGAGCTAGTTATCGAAGCGATCGTGGCTATTCGCCGTGCAAAAGCGACCATCGATCTTGGCAACTCAAAGATAGCAAAAGCCTTTGTTAAATTTAATGAAAAAATAGATCTAGACGAAGTAAAAGAGTATATCAAGCTGCTTGCAAAATGCGAAGAGATCGGCTTTGTAGATGAGAAAATAGAAAATTCTATCAGAGATGTGAGCGAAAATTTAGAGGCATTTGTCCCGCTTGAAGGGCTTGATATGAGCGGTATTATCATAAGGCTCAAGTCTCAAAAGACGAAGCTTGAAAAAGAGATAGCTAAGCTCTCAGGCATGCTAAATAATCAAAATTTCGTGGCAAATGCACCAAAAGAAGTTATAGAGGCAAACAAAGAGGCTTTAGATAGCGCTGAGGCTAAAATTAAAAAAGTATGTGAAGAATTAGAAGCTCTTGGAGAAAAATAG
- a CDS encoding MetQ/NlpA family ABC transporter substrate-binding protein: protein MKKLLLTSLVALGLSVSANAADKSKTIIVGATPIPHAEILEVVKPILAKDGYTLEIKEFNDYTTPNLATEDGDLDANFFQHIPYLEEFNKNKGTHLIKTVGVHLEPMGVYSKKIKDIKDLKDGSTVSIPNDPTNESRALDILANAGLIKLNDNPLKTPLDIVDNPKKLKFEEIETAQVPRTLDDVTIAVINTNYALNANLNPTKDALVIESKDSPYVNYVVVKAGNENSPKTKALDKAINSPEVKKFIETKYNGAIIPAF from the coding sequence ATGAAAAAACTACTTCTCACTTCTTTAGTTGCTCTTGGTCTTAGTGTAAGTGCAAATGCAGCTGATAAATCAAAAACAATAATCGTTGGTGCTACACCTATTCCACATGCTGAAATTTTAGAGGTTGTAAAGCCTATTTTGGCAAAAGATGGCTATACGCTTGAGATTAAAGAATTTAACGACTACACCACACCAAACCTTGCAACAGAGGACGGCGACCTTGACGCAAACTTCTTTCAGCACATCCCATATCTTGAAGAATTTAACAAAAACAAAGGCACTCACCTTATAAAAACAGTTGGCGTTCATCTTGAGCCAATGGGAGTTTATTCTAAAAAGATAAAAGACATCAAAGATCTAAAAGATGGTTCGACCGTATCTATCCCAAATGATCCGACAAATGAAAGCCGTGCTTTAGATATTCTTGCAAATGCTGGACTTATTAAGCTAAACGATAATCCGCTAAAAACTCCGCTTGATATAGTTGATAACCCTAAAAAGCTTAAATTTGAAGAGATCGAGACTGCTCAAGTGCCAAGAACGCTTGATGACGTTACTATCGCAGTTATCAACACAAACTACGCTCTAAATGCAAATCTCAATCCAACAAAAGACGCGCTTGTGATCGAGAGCAAAGATAGCCCATACGTAAACTACGTAGTTGTAAAAGCTGGTAATGAAAATAGCCCTAAAACTAAAGCGCTTGATAAAGCGATAAACTCACCAGAGGTTAAAAAATTTATCGAGACAAAATATAATGGCGCTATCATCCCAGCGTTTTAG
- a CDS encoding DedA family protein encodes MLHDVIDFIVASVSSWGYAGIFVMMFLESSFFPFPSEVAMIPAGYLAHKGEMSLILAFLAGTLGSLLGAIFNYYLCYFFGREIVLKYGKFVGITHEKMDKFEAFFNKHGEISTFNSRLIPGIRQYISLPAGLAKMNIFRFCLFTTLGAGIWCAVLLGVGYFLGSNPSKQTLLIITIALLAVVAVISVVYIIRQRKA; translated from the coding sequence ATGCTGCATGATGTTATTGATTTTATAGTTGCGAGCGTAAGTAGCTGGGGTTATGCTGGCATATTTGTGATGATGTTTTTAGAAAGCTCATTTTTTCCATTTCCAAGCGAGGTAGCGATGATACCAGCTGGTTATTTGGCACATAAAGGTGAAATGAGTTTAATTTTGGCCTTTCTTGCAGGTACGCTCGGTAGCTTACTTGGAGCTATTTTTAACTATTATCTTTGCTACTTTTTTGGACGTGAGATCGTTTTAAAATACGGCAAATTTGTGGGAATTACTCACGAAAAAATGGATAAATTTGAAGCATTTTTCAATAAACACGGCGAAATTTCTACATTTAACTCACGTCTGATTCCTGGCATTCGCCAATACATCAGCCTACCAGCCGGACTTGCTAAGATGAATATATTTAGATTTTGTCTATTTACCACACTTGGAGCTGGGATTTGGTGTGCTGTTTTGCTTGGAGTTGGCTATTTTCTAGGTTCAAATCCTAGCAAACAAACACTTTTAATAATCACGATCGCTCTTTTGGCTGTTGTTGCAGTAATAAGTGTGGTTTATATAATAAGGCAAAGAAAAGCCTAA
- a CDS encoding methionine ABC transporter ATP-binding protein, with translation MIKIENLSKFYGDTQILFDINLEVKKGEIFAIVGHSGAGKSTLLRCINGLESYQGGSLKVFDKEIKNLDETQQRHLRRDVGMIFQHFALMARKNVFENVATPLKFWGYKSDETEKRVRELLNLVGLESKAKSYPSELSGGQKQRVAIARALALNPKILLSDEATSALDPNTTNQILELLEKINKELDISVVIVTHEMEVVKSIAKRAILLEGGKIIGSGSIEELFLKPDDKMKEFLGEVEILPSTGTNIRLFFPKEVAQNSVITHMARSLNIDFNIVWGKLEKLNENVLGSLVINIDEKDKENVLNYIKQSGVLWEVA, from the coding sequence GTGATAAAAATAGAAAATTTAAGTAAATTTTATGGTGATACGCAGATCCTTTTTGATATAAATTTAGAGGTTAAAAAGGGTGAAATTTTTGCTATCGTTGGACACAGTGGCGCTGGTAAATCAACGCTTTTAAGGTGCATAAACGGGCTTGAAAGCTATCAAGGTGGCAGCTTAAAAGTCTTTGATAAAGAGATAAAAAATTTAGATGAGACGCAGCAGAGACATTTAAGGCGGGATGTTGGGATGATATTTCAGCATTTTGCCTTGATGGCTAGAAAAAATGTCTTTGAAAACGTCGCTACTCCGCTTAAATTTTGGGGCTATAAAAGCGATGAAACCGAAAAAAGAGTGAGAGAGCTTTTAAATTTAGTCGGTCTTGAAAGCAAGGCAAAAAGCTATCCAAGTGAGCTAAGCGGCGGTCAAAAACAGCGTGTCGCCATCGCTAGAGCGCTTGCTTTAAATCCTAAAATTTTACTAAGCGACGAGGCGACTTCGGCTCTTGATCCAAACACGACAAATCAAATTTTAGAATTGCTTGAAAAGATAAACAAAGAGCTAGACATCAGCGTCGTCATCGTCACGCACGAGATGGAGGTAGTAAAATCGATCGCAAAACGCGCGATTTTACTTGAAGGCGGCAAGATAATAGGCTCTGGAAGCATTGAAGAGCTATTTTTAAAGCCAGATGATAAGATGAAAGAGTTTTTGGGTGAAGTGGAAATTTTGCCGAGCACTGGTACAAATATTAGGCTATTTTTTCCAAAAGAAGTGGCTCAAAATAGCGTGATCACGCACATGGCTAGAAGTCTAAATATCGACTTTAACATAGTATGGGGTAAGCTTGAGAAGCTAAACGAAAATGTTCTTGGCTCGCTTGTCATAAACATAGATGAAAAAGATAAAGAAAACGTACTTAACTACATCAAGCAAAGTGGCGTTTTATGGGAGGTTGCTTGA
- a CDS encoding MetQ/NlpA family ABC transporter substrate-binding protein — protein sequence MKFIKLLTASLVALSLHAADKDHTIVVGVSPVPHAEILEFVKPKLKDKGYDLVISEISDYSIPNVATEDGSLDANFFQHLPYLEEQNKARGLHLVSVANVHVEPLGFYSKKIKNIKELKDGAKVAIAYDPSNGNRALRILEKAGLIEIDKNVKVATINDITKNPKNLQFVELEGAQIPRTLDDVDIAAISTNFVLDLGMSVAKDALLLEDANSPYANIIVTKAGNENNPKIKALIDAVLSPDTKNFIITRYKGEVIPAF from the coding sequence ATGAAATTTATCAAACTTTTAACCGCATCTTTAGTTGCTCTAAGCCTTCACGCAGCCGACAAAGACCACACTATCGTAGTCGGCGTCTCGCCAGTACCACACGCTGAAATTTTAGAATTTGTAAAGCCAAAGCTAAAAGATAAAGGCTACGACCTTGTTATCTCTGAAATTTCAGACTACTCTATCCCAAATGTCGCGACAGAAGATGGCAGTTTGGATGCAAATTTCTTTCAGCATTTACCATATCTTGAGGAGCAAAACAAGGCTAGAGGCTTGCATCTTGTAAGTGTTGCAAATGTCCATGTTGAGCCACTTGGCTTTTATTCTAAAAAGATAAAAAACATAAAAGAGTTAAAAGATGGTGCAAAAGTTGCGATCGCTTATGATCCATCAAATGGCAATAGAGCGCTTAGAATTTTAGAAAAGGCTGGTCTTATTGAGATCGATAAAAACGTAAAAGTCGCAACTATAAATGACATAACTAAAAATCCTAAAAATTTACAATTTGTAGAGCTTGAGGGTGCTCAGATACCAAGAACGCTTGACGATGTCGATATCGCTGCCATTAGTACAAATTTCGTCCTTGATCTTGGTATGAGTGTGGCAAAAGATGCACTTTTGCTTGAAGACGCCAATAGTCCTTACGCTAACATCATCGTCACAAAGGCTGGCAACGAAAATAACCCTAAGATCAAAGCTTTGATTGATGCGGTACTTAGCCCTGATACTAAAAATTTCATCATTACTCGCTATAAAGGTGAAGTTATACCTGCATTTTAA
- a CDS encoding FtsW/RodA/SpoVE family cell cycle protein produces the protein MAVDKIIFYLCSTLIAISIIFSLSLPVFTVLFFNYDEFHFFIRQFVVGCIGIFIMWWLSRLNPEKTLVWIGFGLLISCGIAMGLMHALPASMVTDAGGARRWIRLPGFSLAPVEFFKIGFVYFLAWSFTRKFSEGKRTLLDEIKILMPYIILFGVAIFLIAVMQNDLGQVVVLALTFVTMALFAGASARLFSIGILGAAFVMTVAIISSEHRILRIKSWWGTIQNMVLSFLPDSVADVLRVADAPEPYQISHSLNAIKHGEFFGEGLGAGIFKLGFLSEVHTDFVLAGIAEEVGVFGILCIVAIFITLLYRIFRISARSENKVYHLFTLGVGLILSFSFLMNSYGITSITPIKGIAVPFLSYGGSSVLAICIGIGMVLMVSKRAKL, from the coding sequence TTGGCAGTTGATAAGATCATTTTCTATCTTTGTTCGACTTTGATCGCTATAAGCATTATTTTTTCACTATCTTTGCCAGTTTTTACAGTTTTATTTTTTAATTACGACGAGTTTCACTTTTTCATCCGCCAGTTTGTTGTTGGTTGTATCGGAATTTTCATTATGTGGTGGCTCTCTAGGCTCAATCCCGAAAAAACGCTTGTTTGGATAGGGTTTGGCCTTCTTATATCTTGCGGTATTGCCATGGGGCTAATGCATGCATTGCCAGCTTCTATGGTGACTGATGCTGGTGGTGCTAGGCGTTGGATCAGGTTACCTGGCTTTTCACTAGCTCCAGTTGAGTTTTTTAAAATCGGTTTTGTCTACTTCTTGGCTTGGAGTTTTACTAGAAAATTTAGTGAAGGCAAAAGGACCCTGCTAGATGAGATTAAGATACTTATGCCTTATATTATTCTTTTTGGTGTTGCTATCTTTCTTATTGCTGTTATGCAAAATGACCTTGGTCAAGTGGTCGTGCTGGCACTTACATTTGTGACGATGGCGCTTTTCGCAGGAGCAAGTGCAAGACTTTTTAGTATCGGTATCTTAGGGGCCGCTTTTGTTATGACAGTAGCGATAATCAGCTCTGAGCATAGAATTTTACGTATAAAATCATGGTGGGGTACGATACAAAATATGGTACTTTCTTTCTTGCCTGACAGCGTTGCAGATGTATTAAGAGTGGCTGATGCACCAGAGCCATATCAAATTTCTCACTCATTAAATGCTATAAAGCATGGCGAATTTTTTGGAGAAGGACTTGGTGCTGGTATCTTTAAGCTCGGCTTTTTAAGTGAGGTCCATACTGACTTTGTATTAGCTGGTATCGCTGAAGAGGTCGGTGTATTTGGTATTTTGTGTATCGTAGCTATATTTATAACGCTACTTTATAGAATTTTTAGAATTTCAGCCAGAAGCGAAAATAAGGTCTATCATCTATTTACACTTGGTGTCGGGCTTATCTTATCGTTTTCATTTTTAATGAATAGCTATGGCATCACATCGATCACGCCTATCAAGGGTATTGCTGTGCCATTTCTTAGTTACGGCGGTAGCTCCGTGCTTGCGATTTGTATCGGTATCGGCATGGTTTTGATGGTTAGTAAAAGGGCAAAATTATGA
- the murI gene encoding glutamate racemase, which translates to MKIGIFDSGLGGLSVLNEALSKLSEHEFLYYADVKNVPYGQKSRDEILKFSFDAVKFLIENGANAVVVACNTATSVAIKELRANLNVPIIGMEPAVKKAHDLSHNDALKTLVIATPVTVNGAKLKELIANLHAKDKTELLALPRLVNFAENGEFDTENVKSYLKEELAKFDLSKFSFLVLGCTHFNYFKDSLREILPPNISIIDGNEGTINRLISELGIKISTLNKAPKVRFFYSGDEVFSKFELDKISRNLARLEKMRAIC; encoded by the coding sequence ATGAAGATAGGTATATTTGACTCAGGACTTGGCGGACTGAGTGTCTTAAATGAAGCTTTAAGCAAGCTTAGCGAGCATGAATTTTTATATTACGCAGACGTTAAAAATGTCCCATACGGACAAAAGAGCAGGGATGAGATCTTAAAATTTAGCTTTGATGCGGTGAAATTTCTCATAGAAAATGGCGCAAACGCCGTTGTAGTAGCTTGTAATACGGCAACAAGCGTGGCGATAAAAGAGCTTAGAGCAAATTTAAATGTACCCATAATCGGCATGGAGCCAGCTGTAAAAAAAGCTCATGACTTAAGCCATAATGATGCCTTAAAGACGCTTGTCATAGCCACTCCGGTCACCGTAAATGGTGCAAAACTAAAAGAGCTGATCGCAAATTTACACGCAAAAGATAAAACTGAGCTGCTCGCTCTACCACGCCTTGTAAATTTTGCTGAAAATGGGGAATTTGACACCGAGAATGTAAAATCATATCTAAAAGAAGAGTTAGCTAAATTTGATCTAAGCAAATTTAGCTTTTTGGTGCTTGGCTGCACGCACTTTAACTATTTTAAAGATAGTCTAAGAGAAATTTTGCCGCCAAATATAAGCATAATTGATGGCAACGAAGGGACAATAAACCGCCTTATAAGTGAGCTTGGAATAAAAATTTCTACTTTAAATAAAGCCCCAAAAGTTAGATTTTTCTATTCTGGTGATGAAGTATTCAGTAAATTTGAGCTAGATAAAATTTCAAGGAATTTAGCTAGATTAGAGAAGATGAGGGCGATTTGTTAG